Proteins from a genomic interval of Nautilia sp. PV-1:
- a CDS encoding TDT family transporter, translating to MKPFKHKNLKEIVKNFTPNWFTLNMGTGISFLIMHNTRINFPYENIILKSFWVMDIFFFLLFSILFLSRIIFFPETVKLMLKHPVQSMFLGAIPMGLVPILEGFTVFKVNLPGIHYLNVSLFLWWFDAFLAVTIGLGVVFLMFTIQKEHSLKNMTAVWLLPIVACEVTASAGGFLAPYFNIHTAKVLIFSSYVLWSFSVPLAFSVLVILFLRLVTHKLPDIAMATTSWLTLGPLGTGALSLLLLGHASDIKLHENFGEFLNHFGIITGILIWGYALWWWIMSWLITLKYFKEGLPFSMGWWAFTFPVGVFTASTYAIYNLTGYEIFKILGYIFTVQLLTFWFIVFFKTLPGIWSGYLFNAPCLSEESGLPKNMEECKKFKEKD from the coding sequence ATGAAACCGTTTAAGCACAAGAATCTCAAAGAAATAGTCAAAAATTTTACACCCAACTGGTTTACCCTGAATATGGGTACCGGAATTTCGTTTTTAATTATGCATAACACTAGAATAAATTTTCCGTATGAAAATATTATTCTTAAAAGTTTCTGGGTTATGGACATATTCTTTTTTCTGTTATTTTCCATACTGTTTTTAAGCAGAATTATATTTTTCCCCGAAACAGTCAAACTTATGCTTAAACATCCCGTCCAGTCTATGTTTTTAGGTGCTATTCCTATGGGACTGGTGCCTATACTGGAAGGTTTTACCGTTTTTAAAGTTAATCTGCCGGGCATTCATTATTTAAATGTATCTCTTTTTTTATGGTGGTTTGATGCGTTTCTCGCGGTTACAATAGGACTTGGCGTCGTATTTTTAATGTTTACGATTCAAAAAGAACATTCACTCAAAAACATGACCGCGGTATGGCTTTTACCGATAGTTGCCTGCGAGGTAACGGCGTCCGCCGGAGGTTTTTTGGCACCTTATTTTAATATTCATACTGCTAAAGTTCTTATTTTTTCAAGCTATGTGTTGTGGAGTTTTTCCGTTCCTTTGGCTTTTTCGGTGCTTGTAATACTTTTTTTGAGGCTTGTCACGCACAAACTGCCCGACATTGCAATGGCGACGACAAGCTGGCTGACTTTGGGACCTCTTGGGACGGGCGCTCTTTCGCTGCTGCTTTTAGGTCACGCGTCAGATATAAAACTGCATGAAAATTTTGGAGAATTTTTAAACCATTTTGGAATAATTACCGGTATTTTAATATGGGGATACGCTCTTTGGTGGTGGATTATGTCATGGCTTATTACTTTAAAATATTTTAAAGAAGGACTGCCGTTTAGTATGGGATGGTGGGCGTTTACATTCCCTGTGGGAGTATTTACCGCATCTACTTATGCGATATACAACCTTACCGGATATGAAATATTCAAAATATTAGGATACATTTTTACCGTCCAGCTTCTGACATTCTGGTTTATCGTATTTTTTAAAACTCTGCCGGGTATATGGAGCGGATATCTGTTTAACGCCCCTTGTCTTTCAGAAGAGAGCGGACTTCCTAAAAACATGGAAGAGTGTAAAAAATTCAAAGAAAAAGACTAA
- a CDS encoding alpha-ketoacid dehydrogenase subunit beta, which translates to MLYRSALNKAIDESMEADSSVVILGEDVGRYGGSYRVSEGLFSKYGEKRVIDTPIAELSIVGNAIGMAIAGLRPIAEIMTANFSLLAMDQIINHAAKFRYMSGGKMTIPLTVRMPGGVSRQLAAQHSENYETLFSSIPGLIVLAASNASYAYYGLKWAIFSNDPVVFLEHELLYPMDMEFREIKNFDPFKAEIVKEGKDVTIITYLKMRYDVIEAAKELEKAGINAEIIDLNSLRPLDIETIANSVKKTKKAVIVEEDHKTGGMGAEILAQITEKCFYDLDAPVLRIAGEDVPIPYNRKLELASIPTPEKIVKKILEWKAENGI; encoded by the coding sequence ATGTTATACCGTAGCGCATTAAATAAAGCGATAGACGAATCCATGGAAGCGGATTCAAGTGTAGTTATTTTAGGTGAAGACGTAGGGAGATACGGAGGCAGCTACCGCGTCAGCGAGGGGCTTTTTTCAAAATACGGAGAAAAAAGGGTAATTGACACACCTATTGCGGAACTCAGCATAGTGGGAAACGCAATAGGTATGGCAATTGCCGGGCTCAGACCGATAGCGGAAATAATGACCGCAAACTTTTCCCTGCTTGCAATGGATCAGATTATAAACCATGCTGCAAAATTCAGATATATGAGCGGAGGCAAAATGACTATTCCTCTGACTGTCAGAATGCCTGGAGGAGTCAGCAGACAGCTCGCTGCGCAGCACAGTGAAAATTACGAAACGCTTTTCAGTTCAATACCCGGACTTATTGTTCTTGCCGCAAGCAATGCCTCATATGCTTATTACGGCTTAAAATGGGCTATTTTCAGCAACGACCCTGTTGTGTTTTTAGAACACGAGCTTTTGTATCCCATGGATATGGAATTCAGAGAAATAAAAAATTTTGATCCGTTTAAAGCAGAAATAGTAAAAGAAGGCAAAGATGTTACGATCATCACATACCTGAAAATGAGATATGACGTAATTGAAGCCGCAAAAGAACTTGAAAAAGCCGGAATAAACGCTGAAATAATAGATTTAAATTCTCTAAGGCCTCTTGATATCGAAACAATTGCTAATTCCGTTAAAAAAACAAAAAAAGCCGTAATTGTGGAAGAAGATCATAAAACGGGAGGAATGGGCGCTGAAATACTTGCACAGATAACAGAAAAATGTTTTTACGATTTAGACGCGCCGGTTTTAAGAATAGCCGGAGAAGACGTACCGATTCCGTATAACAGAAAACTTGAACTCGCTTCAATCCCTACCCCTGAAAAAATAGTCAAAAAAATTTTAGAGTGGAAGGCTGAAAATGGAATATAA
- a CDS encoding dihydrolipoamide acetyltransferase family protein, whose product MEYKVTMPILSDTMDKGKITKWYVKVGDIVKKGDKLCEVESDKATMDIESFVDGKVKKIVVKEGDEVPVKSVIAIIENGELKIENGKNVNTAEESKSEKNTSSENKKQTESSKEPEDIDIDTIISSVLNTSEENRTVSGSASPAAKKKAAEFGIDIEKLQEKNEIPKPAHIKDIEEHIISRYFTPKAAKLLKEYNINYDTFKLDHKIDSTEVINYIKQNNIPKISTLTPNQKAVIKTLENSLTKPVFFIFEEIEITKKEGIKITAQIIKALANAMQKNPLSRSILKDGNLLTYPASNISVAVSREDGLFMCVIKNAEEKTLQEINEWLKEIKTKKLSIEDLTGSTFGISNLGMFNIESFTAVINDKDAGIAAFGKLTENKIKTAFTIDHRILNGVEAAMFVNDFKEEIKNV is encoded by the coding sequence ATGGAATATAAAGTAACCATGCCTATTCTCAGCGATACGATGGACAAAGGCAAAATTACAAAATGGTACGTCAAAGTTGGCGACATCGTAAAAAAAGGTGATAAACTGTGCGAAGTCGAAAGCGACAAAGCCACTATGGATATTGAAAGTTTTGTTGACGGAAAAGTAAAAAAAATAGTTGTAAAAGAAGGCGATGAGGTTCCTGTAAAAAGCGTAATAGCTATAATTGAGAATGGAGAATTGAAAATTGAGAATGGAAAAAATGTAAATACAGCAGAAGAGTCAAAGAGTGAAAAAAACACCTCATCTGAAAATAAAAAACAGACCGAATCCTCAAAAGAGCCGGAAGATATTGATATTGACACAATTATAAGTTCGGTTTTAAATACGTCTGAAGAAAACAGAACCGTTTCCGGCAGCGCCAGTCCCGCAGCAAAGAAAAAGGCGGCTGAATTCGGAATAGACATAGAAAAACTTCAGGAAAAAAACGAAATTCCAAAACCCGCACATATAAAAGACATAGAAGAGCATATAATCAGCAGATATTTCACACCGAAAGCCGCTAAACTGCTTAAAGAGTACAATATTAATTACGACACATTCAAGCTTGATCATAAAATTGACAGCACAGAGGTTATAAACTACATAAAACAGAACAATATACCGAAAATTTCAACACTTACGCCAAATCAAAAAGCGGTTATAAAAACTCTTGAAAATTCACTTACCAAGCCGGTGTTTTTTATTTTTGAAGAAATAGAAATCACCAAAAAAGAAGGCATCAAAATAACGGCTCAGATTATAAAAGCCCTCGCAAACGCAATGCAGAAAAACCCTTTAAGCCGATCAATTCTAAAAGACGGTAATTTACTAACCTATCCCGCTTCTAATATTTCGGTAGCCGTCAGCAGAGAAGACGGACTTTTTATGTGTGTAATTAAAAATGCGGAAGAAAAAACTTTACAGGAAATAAACGAATGGCTGAAAGAAATTAAAACAAAAAAACTCAGCATCGAAGATTTGACGGGTTCCACATTCGGAATAAGCAATTTAGGAATGTTTAATATTGAAAGCTTCACAGCGGTAATCAATGATAAAGACGCGGGAATAGCGGCATTCGGAAAACTGACGGAAAATAAAATAAAAACAGCTTTTACGATAGACCACCGAATATTAAACGGTGTGGAGGCTGCGATGTTTGTTAATGATTTCAAAGAGGAGATAAAAAATGTATGA
- the purH gene encoding bifunctional phosphoribosylaminoimidazolecarboxamide formyltransferase/IMP cyclohydrolase has product MRALLSVSDKTGIVDFAKQLVDLGFEIISTGGTKRILQENGINAIDISEITKFPECFGGRVKTLNPYVHGGILYRSGIDDEEAKKLGITRIDLVAVNLYPFKETIERTDDFDEIIENIDIGGPTMVRSAAKNFKDVLIVTDPEDYDTVVNALKEKKDTYEFRRDLMIKAYEHTAAYDSMIANYMNERFNGGFGNKRFIVGERVFNTRYGENPHQRGALYEFEDFYKGLNIIKGEPSFNNLTDINGAVKIAVSLGEGAISIIKHANPCGAAKKDDLVTTWQKALECDPISAYGGVVAVNGVVTKELAEEINKIFVEVLIAGTITDEAVKVFEKKKRIKLFDLRKSKLEIPGDVWDFKHIEGGFVFQDADVVTEDEVAQAKCVTKVCVEDKKDLEMAWKIAALTKSNCVVFVKDSQMVAIGMGMTSRVDATRCAVEKAKSLGLDITGSSLASEAFFPFRDSVDYAAEVGVKAIIQPGGSIRDDEVIEAADEAGIAMYFTGKRHFLH; this is encoded by the coding sequence ATGAGAGCACTTTTAAGCGTGTCTGACAAAACGGGTATTGTTGATTTTGCAAAACAGCTTGTAGATTTGGGATTTGAGATAATCTCAACCGGCGGAACTAAAAGAATACTCCAGGAAAACGGAATCAATGCGATCGATATCAGCGAAATTACGAAATTTCCAGAATGTTTCGGCGGAAGGGTGAAAACACTTAATCCGTACGTTCACGGAGGAATTTTATACAGAAGCGGGATTGACGACGAAGAGGCAAAGAAACTTGGAATTACAAGAATAGATTTGGTAGCTGTAAACCTTTATCCGTTTAAAGAAACGATCGAAAGAACGGACGATTTTGATGAAATTATCGAAAATATCGATATTGGCGGGCCTACAATGGTAAGAAGCGCGGCTAAAAACTTCAAAGACGTGCTAATTGTAACGGATCCGGAAGATTACGATACTGTGGTAAACGCACTTAAAGAGAAAAAAGACACATATGAATTCAGAAGAGATCTGATGATAAAAGCATATGAGCACACAGCCGCATACGACAGTATGATTGCGAACTATATGAACGAAAGATTCAACGGCGGGTTCGGGAATAAAAGATTTATCGTAGGAGAGAGGGTGTTTAACACAAGATACGGTGAAAACCCTCATCAAAGAGGCGCTCTTTATGAATTTGAAGATTTTTACAAAGGCCTTAACATTATAAAAGGAGAGCCGAGCTTCAATAACCTCACAGACATTAACGGTGCCGTAAAAATTGCGGTGAGTCTGGGAGAAGGCGCTATAAGTATCATCAAACACGCAAACCCGTGCGGAGCAGCGAAAAAAGACGACCTTGTTACAACATGGCAAAAAGCTCTTGAATGTGACCCTATCAGTGCTTACGGAGGGGTTGTTGCGGTTAACGGCGTAGTTACGAAAGAACTTGCGGAGGAGATTAACAAAATTTTCGTAGAAGTGCTTATTGCGGGTACTATTACGGATGAAGCCGTTAAAGTGTTTGAAAAGAAAAAAAGAATCAAACTATTCGATTTAAGAAAATCTAAACTCGAAATTCCGGGAGATGTATGGGATTTCAAACACATTGAAGGCGGATTTGTATTCCAGGATGCGGATGTAGTAACTGAAGATGAGGTTGCTCAGGCTAAATGCGTTACTAAAGTATGCGTGGAAGATAAAAAAGATCTTGAAATGGCGTGGAAAATTGCAGCTCTTACGAAATCAAACTGCGTTGTATTCGTAAAAGACTCTCAAATGGTGGCAATCGGCATGGGAATGACCAGCAGGGTTGACGCAACAAGATGTGCCGTTGAAAAAGCAAAATCACTTGGACTTGACATTACGGGAAGCTCACTTGCGAGTGAAGCGTTCTTCCCGTTCCGTGACAGCGTAGATTACGCGGCTGAAGTAGGGGTAAAAGCTATTATTCAGCCGGGCGGCAGTATCAGAGACGATGAAGTTATAGAGGCGGCTGACGAAGCAGGAATCGCTATGTATTTCACAGGAAAAAGACACTTCCTTCATTAG
- a CDS encoding acetate--CoA ligase family protein, whose amino-acid sequence MKEAEVYTLLDKYNIKHPEYKVFKLNEDLDFNIFPCVLKIHSSKVVHKSDVGGVITDITDKKALKKAKETIINNLKKNGITLDNEDGFIIEEQIKGLELFIGGIFDTIFEEILLFGKGGTLIEIEKDVCYIDTNANYEEIKKAVFDTKISKIFPSFRGRRYDIDIVVNEIKKFQKLFENENIKEFDINPFLYTDKGLIAVDARIKKGKPEKKHHLNKTVSLFNNEKIALLGATDKENKVGYAIAKNSLKSNAEVYFVNPRLKTLFNKPVYNQIDSLPEIDTAVIAIPTQFVLDSVKQLIKKGCKNFIIISAGFKEIGNTKAENELKSLAEKYNINIVGPNCLGIYNAEKTLNLTFAKSKIHKGNIGLISQSGAVLTAIMDKAEHYKIGFSHIISMGNMADFNFANAIDELNAQKSCEIISIYAEGLQYGKAFLESLRKSTKPVLLFKAGKSDAAKKAAFSHTGNIAGNYEMIINLARSAGAEIKESIESLIFSPKFNHIEEIVIVTNAGGPGTVLTDLVSRYKKIKTLDKSIIEKLNGVLPPTWSHNNPVDVIGDATAQRYDSALKILAPLSELIFVIVTPQFMTDAEKIARILVKYQNVIPVMLGKTSFEKANEIFEKSHTLYFTSLEEASKIL is encoded by the coding sequence ATGAAAGAAGCCGAAGTTTATACACTGCTGGATAAATATAACATAAAACATCCCGAATATAAGGTATTTAAATTAAACGAAGATCTGGATTTCAACATATTTCCGTGCGTTTTAAAAATACACAGTTCAAAAGTCGTTCATAAAAGCGATGTGGGCGGAGTTATTACGGATATTACTGATAAAAAAGCGTTAAAAAAAGCAAAAGAAACCATCATTAACAATCTTAAAAAAAACGGTATAACCCTTGATAATGAAGACGGTTTTATTATAGAAGAACAGATAAAAGGGCTCGAACTTTTTATAGGAGGAATATTTGATACTATTTTTGAAGAGATTCTTCTTTTCGGAAAAGGAGGCACTCTTATAGAAATAGAAAAAGACGTATGTTATATCGATACGAATGCAAACTACGAAGAAATAAAAAAAGCCGTTTTTGATACTAAAATATCAAAAATTTTCCCTTCATTCAGAGGCAGACGGTATGATATAGACATCGTAGTAAACGAAATCAAAAAATTTCAAAAACTTTTTGAAAACGAAAATATTAAAGAGTTTGATATCAATCCTTTTTTATACACCGACAAAGGTCTCATTGCGGTAGATGCAAGAATAAAAAAAGGAAAACCGGAAAAAAAACATCATTTAAACAAAACGGTGTCTTTATTTAATAATGAAAAAATAGCCCTTTTAGGCGCAACGGACAAAGAAAACAAAGTAGGATATGCAATTGCAAAAAACTCCCTCAAATCAAACGCTGAGGTATATTTTGTAAATCCGAGACTTAAAACACTCTTTAATAAACCTGTATATAACCAAATAGACTCTCTTCCGGAAATAGACACGGCTGTAATAGCCATTCCGACACAGTTTGTTTTAGACTCAGTTAAACAGCTTATTAAAAAAGGATGTAAAAACTTCATTATAATCTCAGCGGGATTTAAAGAAATCGGAAATACAAAAGCCGAAAACGAATTAAAATCTCTTGCCGAAAAATATAATATAAACATTGTCGGTCCAAACTGCCTGGGAATTTACAATGCCGAAAAAACTCTAAATCTTACATTTGCAAAAAGCAAAATCCATAAAGGCAATATCGGTCTCATTTCCCAAAGCGGAGCGGTTTTAACGGCAATAATGGACAAAGCCGAACATTATAAAATAGGTTTTTCACATATAATTTCGATGGGAAATATGGCCGATTTTAATTTTGCAAACGCCATTGACGAATTAAACGCCCAAAAATCGTGCGAAATAATCTCTATTTATGCAGAAGGCCTGCAATACGGAAAAGCATTTTTAGAATCTCTTAGAAAATCCACAAAACCCGTACTTCTCTTTAAAGCCGGGAAAAGCGATGCGGCTAAAAAAGCGGCATTTTCCCATACCGGAAATATAGCCGGAAACTATGAAATGATAATAAACCTTGCCCGTTCGGCAGGAGCTGAGATAAAAGAATCGATAGAAAGTCTTATTTTTTCACCTAAATTCAATCATATTGAAGAAATTGTTATCGTTACAAACGCAGGGGGTCCGGGCACTGTTTTAACCGATCTTGTCAGCAGATATAAAAAAATTAAAACACTGGATAAAAGCATAATAGAAAAACTAAACGGCGTACTGCCCCCAACATGGTCTCACAACAATCCCGTCGATGTTATAGGAGACGCAACCGCCCAAAGATACGACAGCGCTTTAAAAATTTTAGCGCCACTAAGCGAACTTATTTTTGTTATCGTAACACCCCAGTTTATGACGGATGCTGAAAAAATAGCCCGGATACTGGTTAAATATCAAAATGTAATACCCGTTATGCTTGGAAAAACCTCCTTTGAAAAAGCAAATGAAATTTTTGAAAAATCCCATACGCTTTATTTTACCTCTTTGGAAGAAGCTTCTAAAATCCTCTGA
- a CDS encoding 6-phosphofructokinase: MNVAILTSGGDSSGMNAAIKKFVEYTKQKNISPYFVYDGLEGLIDGKIKSASYKDVAGIIYKGGTVIRSSRSKRWYEKRYRKQAYENLKKHQIDALIILGGDGSFHALNIFYNEFKIPFMGIPATIDNDIALNEYSIGVDTALNVIRHAIDEIRDTASSFSRAFVIETMGRECGYLALTSAVANGAEMCLIPEIEYNLENLKKRYLNEIKEGRNYFISIVSEGLKITDRIKKWFEEEIGFESRITILGHVQRGGSPTVIERLRAAEFIVNAIDSLHSNPNKIVTFYNDSFILRDLEEIINTKYTLDKEMVKIAKPLMGL, encoded by the coding sequence ATGAATGTAGCAATTCTTACAAGCGGAGGCGACAGCAGCGGTATGAACGCCGCAATAAAAAAATTCGTAGAATATACAAAACAAAAAAACATATCTCCCTACTTCGTATATGACGGTCTTGAAGGTCTTATAGACGGGAAAATCAAATCCGCTTCGTATAAAGACGTAGCAGGAATCATATACAAAGGAGGCACCGTCATACGTTCGAGCAGAAGTAAAAGATGGTATGAAAAGAGATATAGAAAACAGGCTTATGAAAACCTCAAAAAACACCAAATAGACGCTCTTATAATTTTAGGCGGAGACGGAAGTTTTCATGCTCTTAATATTTTTTACAACGAATTCAAAATACCTTTTATGGGAATACCGGCCACCATTGACAACGATATAGCTTTAAACGAGTATTCTATCGGCGTAGATACGGCCCTAAATGTAATCAGGCACGCAATTGACGAAATAAGAGACACAGCCAGCAGCTTCAGCCGTGCTTTCGTTATAGAAACGATGGGAAGGGAATGCGGATATCTGGCACTCACAAGCGCAGTAGCCAACGGAGCGGAAATGTGTCTGATTCCCGAAATTGAATACAATCTTGAAAATCTTAAAAAAAGATATCTAAACGAAATTAAAGAAGGCCGAAATTATTTTATCTCCATAGTATCCGAAGGGCTAAAAATAACGGACAGAATAAAAAAATGGTTTGAAGAAGAAATAGGTTTTGAAAGCAGAATTACGATACTCGGCCATGTGCAAAGAGGAGGAAGCCCTACCGTTATAGAAAGACTGAGAGCAGCGGAATTTATTGTAAACGCAATTGACAGCCTGCATTCAAATCCCAACAAAATAGTAACTTTTTACAATGACAGCTTTATTTTGAGAGATTTAGAAGAAATAATAAACACAAAATATACCCTGGATAAAGAAATGGTTAAAATAGCCAAACCTTTGATGGGTCTGTAA
- a CDS encoding lipoyl(octanoyl) transferase: protein MNIIFRDLGLIKYERFLEIQEKLTPLKQNIVLFATHYPVFTVGINEKEKFPNAVPVKRGGSITYFDEGTLMVYFIFSVKSPPNFFKKIRKVLDMFFKEFALPIKYDKTKPGYYIQNRKIASLGFSYTDGRSNHGISIHINPDLKTFNTIRPCNLSNIKATSLYNEGVDISIEESKNILKEIITEVFNETQSQSSGI, encoded by the coding sequence ATGAATATTATTTTCAGAGATTTAGGACTGATAAAATATGAACGCTTTTTAGAAATACAGGAAAAACTCACTCCATTAAAACAAAATATAGTTCTTTTTGCCACACATTACCCTGTTTTTACGGTCGGAATAAACGAAAAAGAAAAATTTCCTAATGCGGTTCCGGTTAAAAGAGGAGGCAGCATAACCTATTTCGACGAAGGGACTCTGATGGTCTATTTTATTTTCAGCGTAAAAAGCCCTCCTAATTTTTTTAAAAAAATAAGAAAAGTTTTGGATATGTTTTTTAAGGAGTTTGCGCTTCCCATCAAATACGACAAAACCAAGCCCGGATATTACATACAAAACAGAAAAATCGCTTCACTCGGTTTCAGCTATACAGACGGCCGATCCAATCACGGTATATCCATTCATATCAATCCCGACTTAAAAACGTTTAACACTATAAGACCCTGCAATTTAAGCAATATTAAAGCTACATCGTTGTATAATGAAGGAGTGGATATATCAATCGAAGAATCAAAAAATATTTTAAAAGAAATAATAACAGAGGTATTTAATGAAACCCAAAGTCAAAGCTCCGGCATTTGA
- a CDS encoding lipoyl synthase: MKPKVKAPAFETIKKTLNIIDKYGINTVCYSSKCPNLAECFERGTATFMIMGSKCTRNCRFCNVTSAKPDPLDYNEPEKIASAVKDLGLSYVVITSVDRDDLPDYGSGHFYSVVEETHRQNPDTKIESLTPDFNGDINALNLMVSSDSYKLAHNIETVKRLHKRLKPKSSYSLSLKVLEYYSKFKITKSSIIVGLGEMFEEIEATMKDLINAGVSQLTIGQYLQPSAKHVSVKKHYTHKEFELLKQMAVSAGFKSVVSGPLIRSSYYADKL; the protein is encoded by the coding sequence ATGAAACCCAAAGTCAAAGCTCCGGCATTTGAAACAATAAAAAAAACGCTTAATATAATTGACAAATACGGTATAAACACCGTATGCTATTCTTCAAAATGTCCCAACCTTGCCGAATGTTTCGAAAGAGGCACGGCAACTTTTATGATAATGGGGTCAAAATGCACAAGAAACTGCAGATTTTGCAACGTTACAAGCGCAAAACCTGATCCCCTTGATTATAATGAACCCGAAAAGATCGCTTCCGCCGTAAAAGATTTAGGGCTTTCATATGTAGTTATCACTTCGGTAGACAGAGACGATCTGCCGGATTACGGAAGCGGACATTTTTACAGTGTTGTAGAAGAAACACACAGACAAAACCCGGATACCAAAATAGAAAGTCTTACTCCGGATTTTAACGGAGATATTAATGCGTTAAATCTGATGGTCTCTTCCGATTCTTACAAACTCGCACATAATATAGAAACAGTAAAAAGACTTCATAAGCGCTTAAAGCCCAAAAGCTCTTATTCTCTGAGTCTTAAAGTGCTGGAGTACTATTCGAAATTCAAAATTACCAAATCATCAATAATTGTAGGGTTAGGAGAAATGTTTGAAGAAATCGAAGCCACTATGAAAGATCTTATAAACGCTGGAGTTTCCCAGCTAACAATAGGCCAGTATCTTCAGCCTTCAGCCAAGCATGTTTCCGTAAAAAAACATTATACGCATAAAGAATTCGAACTGCTTAAACAGATGGCCGTTTCAGCCGGGTTCAAATCGGTAGTAAGCGGACCGCTGATCAGAAGCAGTTATTACGCAGACAAATTATAA
- a CDS encoding thiamine pyrophosphate-dependent dehydrogenase E1 component subunit alpha, with translation MNSARVKKFYYLMRLGREFELAAKREYMNGNIAGFLHLDIGQEAVSVGTMQAFDKGDVFTHYREHVLAIARGMDPKLVMAELFGKKTGISRGKGGSMHLFEPKLDFYGGDAIVAGHLPIAVGCAYARKIQGENAGVFAIFGDGASNAGAFFESINIASAWKLPVIFFLENNFYAIGTHISWVSPFIEQFHKVKNYMPAKVIDGMNVCEVYDAVTEAKEYIENGLGPYFIEAKTYRYEGHSMSDAGKYRSEEELEIYKSKDPIENLKKEALKKGLADERYFRETDAKIEHIINEAVEFAKNSPEPDVEELYDGVFCKECENVIP, from the coding sequence ATGAATAGCGCAAGAGTTAAAAAGTTTTATTATTTAATGAGACTCGGCCGCGAGTTTGAGCTTGCGGCAAAACGCGAATATATGAACGGGAACATTGCCGGATTTTTACATCTTGATATAGGTCAGGAAGCCGTAAGTGTCGGAACTATGCAGGCTTTTGACAAAGGAGACGTGTTTACACACTACAGAGAACACGTACTAGCGATTGCCAGAGGAATGGATCCCAAACTCGTAATGGCCGAGCTGTTCGGCAAAAAAACGGGTATAAGCAGAGGCAAAGGCGGGTCAATGCACCTGTTTGAGCCAAAACTTGATTTTTACGGGGGAGACGCGATAGTGGCAGGACATCTGCCTATAGCCGTCGGATGTGCATATGCCAGAAAAATCCAGGGCGAAAATGCCGGTGTATTCGCTATATTCGGAGACGGTGCAAGCAATGCGGGCGCTTTTTTTGAAAGTATCAATATCGCAAGCGCATGGAAACTGCCCGTAATATTTTTCTTAGAAAACAACTTTTACGCAATCGGTACGCATATTTCATGGGTAAGCCCGTTTATTGAACAGTTCCATAAAGTCAAAAACTATATGCCGGCAAAAGTAATAGACGGTATGAACGTATGTGAAGTGTATGATGCCGTAACCGAAGCAAAAGAATATATAGAAAACGGACTTGGTCCATATTTTATTGAAGCGAAAACTTACAGGTACGAAGGGCACAGCATGAGTGACGCCGGGAAATACAGAAGCGAGGAAGAGCTTGAAATATACAAAAGCAAAGACCCTATTGAAAATCTTAAAAAAGAAGCGTTAAAAAAAGGTCTGGCTGACGAAAGATATTTCCGGGAAACCGACGCAAAAATAGAACATATAATAAACGAAGCCGTTGAATTTGCGAAAAATTCGCCTGAACCCGATGTGGAAGAACTGTATGACGGGGTATTTTGTAAGGAGTGTGAAAATGTTATACCGTAG
- a CDS encoding carboxymuconolactone decarboxylase family protein, with protein sequence MKEKLQEIQTLIKNLQENAPEETKTFFSFMQSVEKDGAVSAKNKELINVALAVAAQCEWCIAFHTKNALKLGASKEEIVEAAMQAVLMHGGPALMYMTPLFKAIEEFSNE encoded by the coding sequence ATGAAAGAAAAACTACAGGAAATTCAAACTCTCATTAAAAATCTGCAGGAAAACGCACCTGAAGAAACCAAAACATTTTTTTCATTTATGCAAAGTGTAGAAAAAGACGGAGCTGTAAGCGCAAAAAACAAAGAGCTTATTAATGTTGCGTTGGCGGTAGCCGCACAGTGCGAATGGTGTATTGCGTTTCATACCAAAAACGCTCTTAAACTCGGAGCCAGCAAAGAAGAAATAGTTGAAGCCGCAATGCAGGCGGTACTTATGCACGGAGGTCCGGCACTCATGTATATGACTCCCCTTTTTAAAGCAATAGAAGAGTTTAGCAATGAATAG